The following is a genomic window from Phaseolus vulgaris cultivar G19833 chromosome 6, P. vulgaris v2.0, whole genome shotgun sequence.
ATAATTTGGAATGTATAAATCGTTTTCTCTGTGAAATGAAAATATCTTGTGCTCCTTCTCTTTCACTGTTACAGGAATTACTAGCTTGCAtgtatgaattaaaaaaaacccaataactttatttataaaaaaaacacaaaggTTTGTGAGTAAAGCAACATCAGAAAACTTGGTACATAGTGGAAAGAAAGAAGCATGTACAGTAGAAAATACAGAATGGGAAGAGTAGTTTCATTTAATTGAAGTGGTAAATGTGTGTCAGTGCTGACCAATGTAACGAAATTGTCAGTTGTACTTTTTGATCCTTAATGGGCACAGATTTACACGTACTTCCATTCTTTCACCCTTCAAAAGAGGGTCAAATCTTTCGCACATTATGTGAGCTACTACTTTGTTGAGGGCTTGTTCAGGCACATGGGTGTTTCCTTTTCGTTAAATGCATCATATCATGTCCCTCCCTCACTCCAAACACTGGTAAGACATGACCTCACAGCCATAATTTccaatacatgcaactacctgTCCTAGCTTTTGCAACGTGGGCCATTCACCTTTTCCCAAAATCACTCTCCATATTATATAAGACCTCTTCCTCATTCCTCTTCTTGCATGCTCACCACACACATCTATCAagttaacatatatatatatagagagagatatGTCTGCACAGCTCTGATTCTATATATATAACTTGAGCAGTAGTTGCAGTTCAATATCCATGGCTAGTTCTATGGCTCTTGCGTGTTACATTATTGTTTTGGGAGTGTCAGTGGTGTGTTGGAAAGGTGCAGAGGCACAACGTGCCTTCTTTGTGTTTGGAGACTCGCTTGTAGATAATGGCAACAACAATTATTTGGCAACTTCAGCTCGAGCTGATGCTCCTCCTTATGGCATTGATTACCCAACCAGAAGAGCCACTGGCCGTTTCTCTAATGGCTATAACATTCCTGACTTCATCAGTTCCGttttttaacttctttttgTTAATTATTGCTTGAATCTCTAGTGTGTGTGCATGCTTGCTTCTGTGTACATGTATAATGTAATGTACTAGTTGCTTAACTCATTGTtctcatatttatttatgtgtgTTCTTGTGTAGGTCAAGCTCTTGGGGCTGAATCCACATTGCCATACTTGGATCCCGAGCTCAACGGGGAAAGATTGCTTGTTGGTGCCAACTTTGCTTCTGCTGGAATTGGAATTCTCAATGACACTGGAATCCAATTTGTAAGTCACATCAGTTGCGTGTGTTCCAGTTGTGTTGAAAATCCATGTTCAAAAGTGTCTAATTTTTCAAACATGCACTAAGTGCGTACAGATATTCTTTAATTCAATGATTTGCAAAAATTAGCTGGGAAGATTTGGATCATACATGTGGTTATTAATAACATGTCTATTATCTCCATACACTTTTCCACCGAATTgtgatatattttaataattaatggaCAACGATTTAACAAGTTTACTATATAGACAAAGACTAGTGATATTTTCATACCCTATTGACTAAGGGAGTGTTTGGAAGCCTAACTCCACCTGTCTTTTTCGTTTAATTGACTAAGAGAGTATTAGGGATTTCAGACTAATCTTATAAAACCGATTGATAAGTGTTGTTATTGGTTGTGCATAAAATTATATAGATAGATTATTTAAGTTTGGTGTATAACATATTGTTACAATTGCAGGTAAACATAATCAGAATATACAGACAGCTGCAGTACTGGGAAGAATACCAGCAGAGGGTGAGTGCTATCATAGGATCTGAACAGACTCAAAGCTTAATAAATGGAGCATTAGTCCTCATCACTCTTGGAGGAAACGACTTTGTGAACAACTATTACTTGGTACCTTACTCTGCAAGATCACGCCAATACAATTTACCAGACTATGTCAAGTATATTATTTCTGAGTATAAGAAAATTCTGGCGGTACGTAGTTTCAGATcctttatatatatagtattatCTTCCACCAGTTTTCTTTAGTAGCTAGCTAGGTCTTTCTACTGGCAATGGTCTACATCCATTACAGGAAACAATAACATGTATCATAGTACATGTTTGGTTAAAGTAATTAAGGTTGTTCGTTGAGACAAAAAGAAAATTAGTGAagatttgaaattgaaatggtggcatgcatgtatgtatgtatatttCAGAGGCTATACGAACTTGGAGCACGTAGGGTGTTGGTGACGGGAACTGGTCCATTGGGTTGTGTGCCAGCGGAATTGGCCCAGAGAAGCTCAAACGGTGAATGTTCAGCTGAACTACAGCGAGCGGCGTCCTTGTTCAACCCTCAACTTGTTCAGATAATCAGACAACTCAATAGCGAAATTGGTTCTGAAGTCTTCGTTGCAGTTAACACGCAACAGATGCACATTGACTTCATCAGTAACCCTCAACGATATGGTAAAATACACTTCCTTCATTATTGGCTCTCgaaaaaatagagaacaaaaatgttatttttacaaAACAACATTTTATAATTCTGATTTAggtaaaatttcaaaattaattctCTTTCCATTTATAATCTCGTCCACCATTATCAATATATCATCACATTATCAGAAATAGTTATTGCATCACTTGCACTTTTATATAACTGATAAACTTTACTTTTAATTCCTAAACTTTCTAATAATAGAgacaaaattatattacaaatataagaattaaaataattgttttaaaatcaatttaaaaaaacataactaTATTTCactcttttaaaatagattcaaaaaagaaaacagaaatggatttttattttaaagtcattttttcaaaataatatacgAATGCGAAAATAAAAGTCACGCAACTCTCGTACACATATTTAATGGGATAAAGTTAATATAGGTAGACGCTTCTTAATAAAGGCATGCATGCATAATCATATATGGGGGAATAGtttcctttccttttctttccttctttctttgtttaaactataataaatgcgctatatatatatatatata
Proteins encoded in this region:
- the LOC137831846 gene encoding GDSL esterase/lipase LTL1-like yields the protein MASSMALACYIIVLGVSVVCWKGAEAQRAFFVFGDSLVDNGNNNYLATSARADAPPYGIDYPTRRATGRFSNGYNIPDFISQALGAESTLPYLDPELNGERLLVGANFASAGIGILNDTGIQFVNIIRIYRQLQYWEEYQQRVSAIIGSEQTQSLINGALVLITLGGNDFVNNYYLVPYSARSRQYNLPDYVKYIISEYKKILARLYELGARRVLVTGTGPLGCVPAELAQRSSNGECSAELQRAASLFNPQLVQIIRQLNSEIGSEVFVAVNTQQMHIDFISNPQRYGFVTSKVACCGQGPYNGLGLCTVASNLCPDRSVYAFWDAFHPSERANGLIVQQILSGSSDYMYPMNLSTILALDSNKN